The following proteins are encoded in a genomic region of Candidatus Nitrospira nitrificans:
- a CDS encoding response regulator gives MNTTGHQTDETDRIDRKTILVAITDLFFYTKVRDALRQPDYRLEKARTQQDIIDKALSTNPDVIMFNMNDLTLDAFQALEQLKADPRLKDIPTLAFANHEEVDTWNRAKALGVTKIVSRNEFSARTRALVDEVINNHVFKS, from the coding sequence ATGAATACAACGGGGCACCAGACAGACGAGACAGACCGAATAGACAGGAAAACCATTCTCGTCGCCATCACCGATCTATTCTTCTACACCAAAGTCCGGGACGCCTTACGTCAGCCGGACTACCGGCTTGAAAAAGCGCGTACACAACAGGATATTATCGACAAAGCCCTATCGACGAACCCAGACGTGATTATGTTCAATATGAACGACCTGACGCTTGACGCCTTTCAGGCACTGGAACAACTGAAAGCCGATCCACGGTTGAAGGACATTCCAACCCTGGCCTTTGCCAATCATGAAGAAGTCGATACGTGGAACCGCGCAAAAGCGCTCGGCGTGACGAAGATCGTCTCTCGCAATGAATTCTCCGCTCGAACGAGGGCGTTGGTCGATGAAGTCATCAACAACCATGTCTTCAAGTCATAA